The following coding sequences lie in one Arthrobacter sp. PGP41 genomic window:
- a CDS encoding flavin-containing monooxygenase yields the protein MSNNHLQNPAGETEEYSVVVIGAGMGGIYALHRFADLGHDVHGFEGADGVGGVWYHNAYPGARVDLESHSYAFMFDPELYAGWDWSERYAAQPEILRYLNYVADRLDVRRNLSLSTWVTSADWQPQENKYLIKTNTGRTVWARYLVMATGQLSKPRKPDFPGLDDFEGEWYQTAHWPQTPVEIAGKRVALIGTGSSGVQAATEMAKTAAQLYVLQRTPNYSIPAHNGPADRRKKARLNKKVLQLRDESYNSPVGYVMQGFAGKASDFSEEQQQQILESRWAFGGQTLLGTFSDQGTNIDVNNVVAEFVRGKIRDMIDDPETAEKLMPTSYPIGIRRLCIDTGYYPIFNQSNVSLVDLRSDPIERITKTGIKTRNNGYEVDLIVFALGFEAFTGALDQANVRNEHGQQPSDRWKHKPQTHLGVMTHGFPNLFMLTGAQSPSVLANFFVGNNQHVDLVADIIAQAEKKGAVRIEASLEAEREWGDHCNEIAAPLLRRAVDNYMVHVNKYDGSRYFIPYAGGFDKYVKKVQEVVADDYRGFVFTKAFAPGNSGQSTNENRSLDAVLTAK from the coding sequence ATGTCAAACAACCACCTCCAGAACCCCGCGGGTGAGACTGAGGAATATTCCGTCGTCGTCATCGGCGCGGGCATGGGGGGCATCTACGCCCTCCACCGGTTCGCCGACCTGGGACACGACGTTCACGGCTTCGAAGGAGCAGACGGCGTCGGGGGCGTCTGGTATCACAACGCCTACCCGGGCGCCCGCGTGGACTTGGAGAGCCACAGCTACGCCTTCATGTTTGATCCCGAGTTGTACGCGGGATGGGACTGGAGCGAGCGATATGCCGCACAACCCGAAATCCTGCGGTACTTGAACTACGTGGCGGACCGCCTCGATGTGCGCCGCAACCTCTCACTAAGCACCTGGGTGACGTCCGCCGATTGGCAGCCCCAGGAGAACAAGTACCTCATCAAGACCAATACCGGCCGAACGGTTTGGGCTCGCTATCTGGTGATGGCGACAGGACAGCTCTCCAAGCCGCGGAAGCCGGACTTCCCGGGACTCGACGATTTCGAGGGGGAGTGGTATCAAACCGCACATTGGCCTCAAACCCCCGTTGAGATTGCCGGCAAGCGCGTGGCCCTCATTGGAACGGGGTCTTCGGGTGTGCAGGCTGCTACGGAAATGGCCAAAACAGCCGCGCAACTCTACGTCCTGCAGCGGACCCCGAACTACTCGATCCCCGCACACAATGGACCGGCGGACAGGAGGAAGAAGGCCCGCCTCAACAAGAAGGTTCTGCAACTGCGTGACGAGTCATATAACTCCCCGGTCGGTTATGTTATGCAGGGCTTTGCGGGCAAGGCTTCCGACTTCTCGGAAGAACAGCAGCAGCAGATTCTCGAGTCCAGATGGGCCTTCGGGGGCCAGACCCTGCTCGGAACTTTCTCCGATCAGGGGACGAACATCGATGTCAACAACGTCGTCGCAGAGTTCGTCCGCGGCAAGATCCGCGACATGATCGACGATCCCGAGACCGCCGAGAAGCTCATGCCTACCTCCTACCCGATTGGCATCCGTCGGCTCTGCATTGATACCGGGTATTACCCGATCTTCAATCAAAGCAATGTCAGTCTCGTGGACTTGAGAAGTGATCCGATCGAGCGCATCACCAAGACGGGGATTAAGACCCGGAACAATGGGTACGAGGTTGACCTGATCGTCTTTGCCCTCGGCTTCGAGGCCTTTACGGGCGCCCTCGACCAGGCCAACGTCCGCAACGAGCACGGCCAGCAGCCGAGCGACCGGTGGAAGCATAAGCCGCAGACCCATCTGGGGGTGATGACGCATGGATTCCCGAACCTGTTTATGCTTACCGGTGCGCAAAGCCCGAGTGTGCTCGCAAACTTCTTCGTGGGGAACAACCAACACGTTGATTTGGTGGCCGACATCATTGCGCAGGCCGAAAAGAAGGGCGCAGTCCGCATCGAGGCCAGCCTTGAGGCAGAGCGGGAGTGGGGCGATCACTGCAATGAGATTGCGGCGCCGCTCTTGCGCCGTGCCGTGGACAACTACATGGTCCATGTCAACAAGTACGACGGCTCGCGCTATTTCATTCCGTATGCGGGTGGCTTCGACAAGTACGTCAAAAAGGTTCAAGAAGTTGTCGCCGACGACTACCGCGGCTTTGTGTTCACAAAGGCTTTTGCACCTGGTAATTCAGGACAAAGCACGAACGAAAACCGAAGCCTTGACGCGGTCCTCACGGCAAAGTAG
- a CDS encoding SDR family NAD(P)-dependent oxidoreductase, translating into MSNVLEGKTAIITGAGSGMGLATARLFHQQGANIVLADFSGAQEKTAVELGDRTVPIQADISKAGDAKAMVDLAISEFGGLDILCNIAGANAPMVQHHEALESDFDKMINVNLRGAFLTMKYAIPAMLEQGGGSIVNVASAAALMGTPLYGGYSAAKTGLLGLTRTIALEYAERNIRANSICPGPIRTPMMEEALAENPAAADYLINMVPARRVGTAEEVANAVLFLASEQSSYITGVALPIDGGQTAA; encoded by the coding sequence ATGAGCAACGTACTCGAAGGCAAGACCGCAATAATCACCGGTGCCGGCTCAGGCATGGGTTTGGCAACTGCCCGCCTTTTTCATCAGCAGGGCGCAAACATCGTCTTGGCGGACTTCTCGGGGGCCCAGGAGAAAACGGCTGTGGAGCTCGGAGACCGAACGGTGCCGATCCAAGCTGACATTTCAAAAGCTGGAGACGCGAAAGCAATGGTTGATCTGGCAATTAGCGAGTTCGGTGGCCTCGACATTCTTTGCAATATTGCAGGGGCAAATGCTCCCATGGTGCAGCACCATGAGGCGCTGGAGTCGGACTTCGACAAGATGATTAACGTAAATCTCCGGGGCGCTTTCCTCACAATGAAGTATGCAATTCCCGCCATGCTCGAGCAGGGCGGGGGATCGATCGTCAACGTGGCCTCGGCTGCAGCCTTGATGGGGACGCCTCTCTACGGCGGTTACAGCGCAGCCAAGACCGGCCTCCTCGGGCTGACCCGCACCATCGCCCTCGAATACGCGGAGCGGAATATCCGCGCAAACTCCATCTGCCCTGGCCCCATAAGGACTCCAATGATGGAAGAAGCTCTGGCGGAAAACCCTGCCGCCGCCGACTATCTCATCAATATGGTTCCGGCACGTCGCGTCGGAACCGCAGAAGAAGTAGCCAATGCCGTCCTGTTCCTCGCCAGTGAGCAGTCTTCGTACATCACCGGCGTCGCACTGCCTATCGATGGCGGCCAGACGGCCGCGTAA
- a CDS encoding flavin reductase family protein, producing the protein MTQKFMTRPKVSAFGNDPLLVRSTFAQFPSGVAVLAVESGDEKHALVASSFMVGVSLEPCLVAVAVQKSSETWEQIKDAASLGVSIFGKGQGHLTRKLAGKDRAARFEQVAIDVGEDGAVFIEDAALWLECSVHEVSEAGDHWMALLEVKKLGVGENEPLIWHGAKFRELVNAQSIDVV; encoded by the coding sequence ATGACCCAAAAATTTATGACCCGGCCGAAGGTCAGCGCATTCGGCAACGACCCTTTGCTGGTGAGAAGCACGTTCGCACAGTTTCCGTCAGGAGTGGCGGTGCTCGCGGTCGAATCCGGCGACGAGAAGCATGCACTCGTCGCGTCATCGTTCATGGTTGGCGTGTCGCTCGAACCGTGCCTCGTCGCGGTAGCTGTGCAGAAGTCGTCGGAGACATGGGAGCAGATCAAGGATGCGGCTTCACTTGGGGTTTCGATCTTTGGCAAGGGGCAGGGACATCTGACCCGCAAGCTCGCAGGCAAGGACCGTGCTGCACGTTTTGAGCAGGTGGCTATCGACGTCGGTGAGGACGGGGCAGTGTTCATAGAAGATGCGGCGTTGTGGCTCGAGTGCTCGGTCCACGAAGTTTCAGAGGCCGGCGATCACTGGATGGCGCTGCTTGAGGTGAAGAAGCTCGGAGTGGGCGAAAACGAGCCGCTCATTTGGCACGGCGCCAAGTTCCGCGAGCTCGTCAACGCTCAGTCGATCGACGTCGTGTAG
- a CDS encoding NUDIX domain-containing protein: MIAAVIQWRDKIALFRRSGNLGHDRGLWHCITGFMEAGATPEQQTLEELFEEAGLQTKDLLGLLPGPDLVVADGLGNPWLIHTFTALTSRRRLKINWENDAYRWTAPHKAKRFTNRVDWLDNVLDATGHVPRTVPAPEPGASPGWILRAAPGQEA, from the coding sequence GTGATAGCGGCCGTCATCCAGTGGCGGGACAAGATTGCACTGTTCAGAAGAAGCGGAAATCTTGGCCACGACAGAGGCCTTTGGCACTGCATTACCGGATTTATGGAAGCCGGGGCCACGCCTGAACAGCAGACCCTTGAAGAGTTGTTTGAAGAAGCCGGTCTGCAAACCAAAGACCTCCTGGGACTCCTGCCGGGACCGGACTTGGTGGTGGCTGACGGCTTGGGCAATCCGTGGCTCATCCATACCTTCACTGCCTTGACGTCCCGACGGCGGCTGAAGATCAATTGGGAAAACGATGCCTACCGGTGGACCGCTCCGCACAAGGCCAAGCGTTTCACTAACCGCGTGGACTGGCTGGACAACGTACTCGATGCGACCGGTCATGTCCCGCGTACCGTTCCGGCACCTGAACCCGGGGCATCCCCGGGATGGATCCTGCGTGCCGCTCCAGGTCAGGAGGCCTGA
- a CDS encoding ArsR/SmtB family transcription factor has product MASRTSTPLTHPDVSELDLFRLMAAVTDPVRLGIVIKLAGSNEDIPCTDFALPVTKSAGTRHFRVLREAGVIHQHDVGVRRMSRLRSDDLEVRFPGLLKLILQEAAHFNHGDRQAS; this is encoded by the coding sequence ATGGCCAGCCGAACTTCCACCCCCCTCACGCACCCTGACGTAAGTGAACTGGACCTGTTCCGCCTGATGGCTGCCGTGACTGACCCGGTGCGGCTGGGGATCGTCATCAAGCTGGCTGGCAGCAACGAGGACATCCCGTGCACCGACTTTGCCCTGCCAGTGACAAAGTCTGCCGGGACCCGCCACTTTCGGGTGTTGCGTGAGGCTGGCGTGATCCATCAGCATGACGTAGGTGTCCGCCGCATGAGCCGGCTGCGCAGCGATGACCTGGAAGTGCGCTTCCCCGGCCTGCTGAAACTGATCCTCCAGGAGGCTGCCCACTTCAACCACGGGGATCGTCAGGCCTCCTGA
- a CDS encoding NADPH-dependent F420 reductase, whose translation MPTLGIIGTGNIGAAIARLAVSAGIPVVLSNSRGPETLASLVSELGPLASAGTIEQSAAAGDIVVLSVPLTAHTAIPASLLEGKAVLDTTNYYPFRDGRVAELDEERVTTSELVLRHFQGAGLTKAFNNILAHHIPQLARPSGAPDRTALPVAGDDASAKTKVMSLIEQLGFDAVDAGPLAESWRFEPEARAYTKLYLADPATPDDRMLEAPAAPVPAERLRDALKRAEPVRVAARTF comes from the coding sequence ATGCCCACCCTTGGAATCATTGGCACCGGGAACATCGGTGCTGCCATCGCTCGTCTCGCCGTAAGTGCCGGCATCCCCGTAGTGCTGTCCAATTCCCGCGGCCCGGAGACTCTTGCCAGCCTTGTCTCAGAGTTGGGTCCCCTGGCTTCCGCAGGCACCATCGAGCAGTCGGCGGCGGCCGGAGACATAGTTGTGTTGTCCGTGCCGCTGACCGCGCACACTGCTATTCCTGCGTCCCTGCTTGAAGGCAAGGCGGTGCTCGACACCACAAACTACTACCCGTTCCGGGACGGAAGGGTTGCAGAGCTCGACGAGGAAAGGGTGACTACTAGCGAGCTCGTGCTACGGCACTTTCAAGGAGCCGGCCTGACGAAGGCCTTTAACAACATCCTCGCGCACCACATCCCCCAGCTGGCGCGCCCCTCTGGCGCCCCCGATCGTACCGCCCTGCCCGTGGCTGGCGATGACGCTTCCGCCAAGACCAAGGTCATGAGCCTTATCGAGCAACTGGGCTTCGATGCAGTGGACGCCGGTCCGTTGGCTGAGAGCTGGCGTTTCGAGCCGGAAGCCCGTGCCTACACCAAGCTTTACCTGGCGGACCCCGCAACCCCGGACGACCGCATGCTCGAAGCTCCCGCCGCGCCGGTGCCCGCTGAACGGCTGCGTGACGCACTGAAGCGCGCCGAACCGGTTCGGGTTGCCGCGCGCACCTTCTAG
- a CDS encoding nuclear transport factor 2 family protein, which produces MSLTDAQLTELYDKQALHDNLMLYARGADRHDRELMKSTYWPDSFDNHGGYVGNGQEWADAAMTWHDKIHSCSHHISNVLSEIDGNRAKRESTFICVVPFKDPEVTMFQAGRYRDLCEKRDGVWKILHRTCIWDWIDVRPVNSDWDIVGVPRVSHWGAWHPEDPIYKDWVDSPPTEFSR; this is translated from the coding sequence ATGTCCCTCACAGATGCTCAACTGACTGAGTTGTATGACAAACAAGCCCTCCATGACAACCTCATGTTGTATGCGAGGGGCGCCGACCGGCACGACCGCGAGCTGATGAAATCCACATATTGGCCTGATTCATTCGATAATCACGGCGGCTATGTCGGAAACGGCCAGGAGTGGGCTGATGCAGCCATGACCTGGCACGACAAGATCCACAGCTGCAGCCACCACATCTCCAACGTCCTGTCCGAGATCGACGGCAACCGGGCCAAGCGCGAAAGCACGTTCATCTGCGTGGTCCCGTTCAAGGACCCCGAGGTGACAATGTTCCAGGCCGGCCGCTACCGCGACTTGTGCGAAAAGCGCGACGGCGTGTGGAAAATCCTTCACCGCACCTGCATCTGGGACTGGATCGACGTCCGGCCCGTCAACTCGGACTGGGACATCGTGGGCGTCCCCCGCGTCTCGCACTGGGGAGCCTGGCATCCCGAGGACCCGATCTACAAGGACTGGGTCGACAGCCCGCCGACCGAATTCTCGCGGTAG
- a CDS encoding NAD-dependent succinate-semialdehyde dehydrogenase encodes MTVSAISPAISPEREASLLASVPTGLLIGGQWREASDGGTFDVHDPATGQVLATLASATSDDAVAALDAADAAQSSWARTAPRVRAEILRRAFDLVTERAEDFALLMTLEMGKPLAEARGEVTYGAEFLRWFSEETVRDYGRYLTTPEGKNKILVQHKPVGPCLLITPWNFPLAMATRKVAPAVAAGCTMVLKPAKLTPLTAQYFAQTMLDAGLPAGVLNVVASSSASGISGPLLKDSRLRKVSFTGSTPVGKRLMADAAQIVLRTSMELGGNAPFIVFEDADLDKAVEGAMAAKMRNMGEACTAANRFLVHESVATEFTAKFAAAMGALATGRGTDPATQVGPLIDAGARDDVHALVSAAVDAGATAVTGGAPVDGPGYFYQPTVLGGVPNDAAILGQEIFGPVAPVTTFTTEEDAVRLANASEYGLASYLYSRDFNRLLRVAEQIEFGMVGFNAGVISNAAAPFGGVKQSGLGREGGSEGIAEYTTTQYIGIADPYAN; translated from the coding sequence ATGACTGTTTCCGCAATATCCCCTGCCATTTCCCCCGAGCGCGAGGCATCCCTGCTCGCTTCCGTTCCGACCGGTCTGCTGATTGGGGGCCAGTGGCGGGAGGCGTCCGACGGCGGCACGTTTGACGTGCATGATCCTGCTACCGGGCAGGTGCTCGCCACCCTCGCCTCCGCCACGAGCGATGACGCGGTCGCCGCGCTGGACGCGGCCGACGCCGCCCAGTCGTCCTGGGCGCGGACCGCACCCCGGGTGCGGGCCGAGATCCTGCGCCGCGCCTTTGACCTGGTCACCGAACGCGCCGAGGACTTCGCCCTGCTGATGACCCTGGAAATGGGCAAACCCCTGGCCGAAGCCCGCGGCGAGGTCACCTACGGCGCGGAGTTCCTGCGCTGGTTCTCCGAGGAAACGGTCCGCGACTACGGCCGCTATCTCACCACCCCGGAGGGCAAGAACAAGATCCTGGTCCAGCACAAGCCTGTCGGACCGTGCCTGCTCATCACGCCCTGGAACTTCCCGCTGGCCATGGCCACCCGCAAGGTCGCCCCCGCCGTCGCCGCCGGCTGCACCATGGTCCTCAAGCCCGCCAAACTCACCCCTTTGACGGCGCAGTACTTCGCCCAGACCATGCTCGACGCCGGCCTGCCCGCCGGGGTCCTGAATGTCGTCGCCTCCTCGTCCGCGTCCGGGATCTCCGGGCCGCTGTTGAAGGACTCACGCCTCCGGAAGGTGAGCTTCACCGGCTCCACCCCCGTCGGCAAACGCCTCATGGCCGACGCCGCCCAGATCGTACTCCGCACCTCGATGGAGCTTGGCGGGAACGCACCGTTCATCGTGTTCGAAGACGCCGACCTCGACAAAGCTGTCGAAGGTGCCATGGCTGCCAAGATGCGGAACATGGGTGAAGCCTGCACCGCCGCCAACCGTTTCCTCGTCCACGAATCCGTCGCAACCGAATTCACGGCCAAGTTCGCCGCGGCGATGGGCGCGCTGGCCACCGGCCGCGGCACCGACCCCGCCACCCAGGTGGGCCCGCTGATCGACGCCGGCGCCAGGGACGACGTGCACGCACTGGTGAGTGCCGCCGTCGACGCCGGAGCAACAGCCGTCACCGGCGGCGCACCCGTGGATGGTCCCGGCTACTTCTACCAGCCCACGGTCCTCGGAGGCGTGCCCAACGATGCTGCGATCCTGGGCCAGGAAATCTTCGGACCCGTCGCCCCCGTCACCACCTTCACAACGGAAGAGGACGCCGTCCGGCTGGCCAACGCCAGCGAATACGGCCTCGCCTCCTACCTGTACAGCCGCGACTTCAACCGGCTCCTGCGCGTGGCAGAACAGATCGAATTCGGCATGGTCGGTTTCAACGCCGGCGTCATCTCCAACGCCGCCGCACCCTTCGGCGGCGTCAAGCAATCCGGCCTCGGCCGCGAAGGCGGATCAGAGGGCATCGCCGAATACACCACCACCCAATACATCGGCATCGCCGACCCCTACGCCAACTAA
- a CDS encoding thiamine pyrophosphate-dependent enzyme: MTQVTAEQDELPEELLQASRKSAGHVIVDTLASHGIKRAHVVPGESFLDVLDGLHDSSIETIVCRHEGGATYMAEADGKMNQLPGIAMVTRGPGAANAHVGLHTAWQDSTPMVLFVGLIPFAHRDREAFQEFDIKAWFDTGAKRVMVLDHAERASEIVAEALFAAMSGRPGPVVIGLPEDVIRQQIPAELHPPIPVATGGMTTVDAAALADALAASSKPLFVTGGNDWTQEGADQLTRWLEKHHIPAAAEWRTEGTIPFDSPSYVGPIGYGRPRPTYDLLEETDLLVFVGTVPGDVITDGFLCRQDWTKKNFLVTIDPSLRGRSGPVSYQILAKPDVFVRDLAKIELPVKDEWVNWTSKMRREQEAFAALPPATSSAGPARMDTLMANLVPTLPHDAMVTLGAGEHTNWAHRYFPTQRYASMISARNGSMGYSIPSAIAASLEYPGRRVVTIAGDGEFLMNGQELATAAQYGATPLVIVMDNQEYGTIRTHQERHYPERVSGTQLKNPEFALMAQAFGGFGIKVERDADIPGAIAAALHAIDENRMFALIHLVVEQRVKAY, translated from the coding sequence ATGACACAAGTAACGGCAGAGCAAGATGAATTGCCAGAGGAGCTGCTGCAGGCATCCCGTAAGTCCGCCGGGCACGTCATTGTTGATACGCTCGCCTCCCACGGCATCAAGCGGGCCCATGTGGTGCCGGGTGAGAGCTTCCTGGACGTTCTTGACGGACTCCACGACTCGTCCATCGAAACCATCGTGTGCCGTCATGAAGGTGGCGCAACCTACATGGCCGAGGCTGACGGCAAGATGAACCAGCTGCCGGGAATCGCGATGGTTACCCGCGGGCCCGGCGCCGCCAATGCCCACGTCGGCCTGCACACCGCGTGGCAGGACTCCACCCCCATGGTGCTGTTTGTGGGTCTGATCCCCTTCGCCCACCGGGACCGCGAGGCCTTTCAGGAATTCGACATCAAAGCCTGGTTCGACACCGGCGCCAAACGCGTGATGGTCCTCGATCACGCCGAACGTGCCTCCGAAATCGTCGCCGAAGCCCTCTTCGCGGCCATGAGCGGCAGGCCGGGCCCGGTTGTCATTGGCCTGCCCGAGGACGTCATCCGGCAGCAGATCCCGGCCGAACTCCATCCACCCATCCCGGTCGCGACCGGTGGCATGACCACCGTGGACGCGGCCGCGCTGGCTGACGCCCTCGCGGCGTCCAGCAAACCGCTGTTTGTCACCGGCGGAAACGACTGGACGCAGGAAGGCGCCGACCAGCTGACGCGCTGGCTGGAAAAGCACCACATTCCTGCCGCGGCCGAGTGGCGCACCGAGGGCACAATTCCGTTCGATTCGCCCTCCTACGTAGGCCCGATCGGCTACGGCCGGCCCCGCCCCACGTACGACTTGCTGGAAGAAACCGACCTGCTGGTCTTTGTGGGCACGGTCCCGGGGGATGTTATTACCGACGGATTCCTTTGCCGACAGGACTGGACAAAAAAGAACTTCCTCGTCACCATCGACCCCTCCCTCCGGGGGCGCTCCGGACCCGTCTCCTACCAGATCCTGGCCAAACCCGACGTGTTCGTAAGGGACCTGGCCAAGATCGAACTTCCGGTCAAGGACGAATGGGTGAACTGGACATCGAAGATGCGCAGGGAGCAGGAAGCCTTCGCCGCGCTTCCCCCGGCGACGTCGTCGGCCGGTCCGGCTCGGATGGACACCCTGATGGCCAACCTCGTCCCAACCCTCCCCCATGACGCCATGGTCACCCTCGGCGCCGGCGAACACACCAACTGGGCGCACCGATACTTCCCCACCCAGCGCTACGCCTCCATGATCAGCGCCCGCAATGGCTCCATGGGCTACTCCATACCGTCCGCTATCGCCGCATCACTGGAATACCCTGGCAGGCGCGTAGTGACGATCGCCGGAGACGGCGAATTCCTCATGAATGGGCAGGAACTGGCAACCGCGGCACAGTATGGCGCCACTCCCCTGGTCATCGTGATGGACAACCAGGAGTACGGGACTATCCGCACGCATCAAGAGCGCCATTACCCCGAACGTGTTTCGGGCACCCAATTGAAAAACCCGGAGTTCGCGCTCATGGCACAGGCCTTTGGGGGTTTCGGCATAAAGGTGGAACGCGACGCCGACATTCCAGGTGCAATCGCAGCAGCGCTTCACGCGATCGATGAAAATCGAATGTTTGCACTCATCCATTTAGTGGTTGAGCAGAGGGTCAAAGCCTACTGA
- a CDS encoding dihydrolipoamide acetyltransferase family protein, whose product MATIITMPAVVADATEAALQDWLVKIGDTIAAGQPIAEIETEKATVELQAEFPGTIGRLLIQPGTSVGVGEPIAVLVEAGEDEASVDKQIASAGGASHSLAEHPVPEDTEAPTTRRDTRPAAPDATQEPARNAQGRDSRVFGSPLARKLAKELGVDLSALAGSGPNGRILRGDVEAARRQQAATPESIPRPEETVLLSPAEAQQAPGVQNYQDVPLSGMRKAIARRLTESKTTVPHFYVSIDVEMDALLALRKQINQDSLPAGQKATVNDLVLKALGGAIVDVPAANVSWQGGAIRHYSTVDVSVAIATADGLLTPVVRGLESLSLSSLGRTMGDYKARAGAGRIRQQELEGGSFSLTNLGMYGTREFSAILNPPQAGILAVGAAEQRPVVRDGQLAVATVMSCTLSADHRVIDGAVAAQLLSAFKTRIENPLSILL is encoded by the coding sequence ATGGCAACCATCATCACCATGCCCGCCGTCGTCGCAGACGCCACCGAGGCAGCACTCCAGGACTGGCTCGTAAAAATAGGTGACACCATCGCCGCCGGACAGCCCATCGCCGAAATTGAGACTGAAAAGGCCACTGTTGAACTGCAGGCTGAGTTTCCCGGCACTATCGGAAGGCTGTTAATACAGCCGGGAACTTCCGTGGGTGTCGGTGAGCCCATTGCTGTGCTCGTAGAAGCGGGGGAAGACGAAGCGTCCGTAGACAAGCAAATCGCCTCCGCGGGCGGCGCCTCCCACAGCCTTGCCGAGCACCCCGTGCCCGAGGACACCGAAGCACCAACAACCCGGCGGGACACGCGGCCTGCGGCTCCGGACGCGACCCAGGAGCCGGCCCGCAATGCTCAGGGACGTGACTCGCGCGTATTCGGGTCACCCCTTGCTCGAAAGCTTGCAAAAGAACTGGGCGTCGACCTCTCAGCCTTGGCAGGCTCCGGACCCAACGGCAGGATCCTGCGAGGAGATGTTGAAGCTGCCCGCCGGCAGCAGGCAGCCACCCCCGAGTCAATTCCAAGGCCGGAAGAAACTGTCCTGCTGTCCCCAGCGGAAGCGCAGCAGGCGCCAGGGGTGCAAAACTACCAGGACGTACCGCTCTCGGGCATGCGGAAGGCCATCGCACGGCGGCTCACCGAGTCGAAGACAACCGTTCCCCATTTCTACGTCTCCATCGACGTCGAAATGGACGCACTCCTGGCTTTACGCAAGCAAATTAATCAGGACTCGCTCCCCGCGGGGCAAAAGGCAACCGTCAACGATCTTGTCCTCAAAGCCCTGGGAGGTGCGATTGTGGACGTGCCAGCCGCGAACGTGTCATGGCAAGGTGGCGCCATCCGCCACTATTCCACGGTGGATGTCTCCGTGGCCATCGCCACCGCGGACGGGCTGCTGACACCGGTGGTTCGCGGTCTGGAGAGCCTCTCCCTCAGCTCCTTGGGCAGAACCATGGGCGACTACAAAGCACGCGCGGGCGCCGGCCGGATCCGGCAACAGGAACTCGAGGGCGGGTCCTTTAGCTTAACGAACCTGGGGATGTACGGGACGCGGGAGTTCTCCGCGATTCTCAACCCGCCCCAAGCCGGGATCCTGGCCGTGGGGGCGGCCGAGCAACGCCCGGTGGTGCGCGACGGCCAGCTGGCAGTTGCCACAGTGATGAGTTGCACCCTCTCCGCAGACCACCGGGTCATCGACGGTGCGGTGGCAGCCCAATTGCTGTCCGCTTTCAAGACGCGCATAGAGAACCCGCTCAGCATTCTCCTGTAA